The Anaerobacillus sp. CMMVII genome contains the following window.
AATAGAAGGTGTGAAAGAAGTTCGTAGTGCGACTCGGCCAAGAGGTGAGAAGGTTGAAGAGTTTACCATTCCGTACATTGTAGGTGAAGTAGATGACGGTTTAGAGGAAATCGTAGAGGGGCTAGAAGAGGTTCGAGAGGCGCTCCTTGAAATAGCTGATGAGCTTACAGGAAGTCAAGGTGATATGAGGACTGCTCAGCAAGATGTCGGTCAGCTTGTCAATGGGACGAAGGAACTTCAAGGGGGAGCAGAGCAACTTCAGCAGGAAATGGATAAAGTAAGTGCTGGAACCAAGCAATCGGCAGCTGGCTTAGCGCAGATAAATGAAAGTGTTGTTGGTATTGCAGCACAAATGGGGCAGTTAACCGCAGGTGGTATGCTTCCACCTGAGCTGACTTATGCTATAAATGCTTTAGCAGATGGTTTAGGTCAAGTTAGTGGAGGATTAGCAGAAGTTCAAGGCGGTTTAACAGAACTTGGTGCAGGTCAAGACCAGTTAGCTACAGCGAGCGGTGACTTAGCCTCTGGTATTGGTGAAGTACGTAAAGGTCAGGGTGAAATTGCTGGTGCTTTCGGTGATATTGAAGATGCTTTTGGCGAGTTAGCGGATGGCATGATTGAAATCGCTGATGGAATTGAAGAAATTGAAGATGGGTTAGTGGAAGTTCGGGAACTCTTCCAAGAAATCGCAGCGCAAAGAGTAAATCCATTATCCGGATTTTTTATTCCAGCCTCAGTGTTTGAGGATGGAGACTTAGACCCGCTTTGGAATACATTCACAACGCCGGATCGAAGAATTGCTAAGTTTGATGTGATTTTAGATATTTACCCTTATAGTAACGAAGCAATTCATGTTGTTAGTGAGATTGAAGAGAGAATGCAGATTGCCTTAAAAGGAACGCCATTTGAGGATAGGCGTTTTTCAATCGGTGGCTTAGCCAGTGTCAACCGAGATTTAAAGACTATTTCTGATGAAGATTTCAATCGAACTGCACTCATTATGCTGTCAGGTATTTTCATAGTTCTTGTCTTTTTGTTACGTTCCCTAGTGATGCCTCTATATATTATGACATCATTAATTATCAC
Protein-coding sequences here:
- a CDS encoding MMPL family transporter, which produces MIEIADGIEEIEDGLVEVRELFQEIAAQRVNPLSGFFIPASVFEDGDLDPLWNTFTTPDRRIAKFDVILDIYPYSNEAIHVVSEIEERMQIALKGTPFEDRRFSIGGLASVNRDLKTISDEDFNRTALIMLSGIFIVLVFLLRSLVMPLYIMTSLIITYIASMTFTEIIFIDILGHAGISWAVPFFGFVMLMALGVDYSIFLMGRFGELVRDLPLKEALVKAMGQIGTVILSAAIILAGTFGAMMPSGVMSLLQIATLVLTGLLLYAFVMLPLFIPVMVQMFGSKNWWPFKRKI